A single window of Pseudomonas lutea DNA harbors:
- a CDS encoding tyrosine-type recombinase/integrase has translation MEKADRYLSAGTRANTRRSYRAAIEHFEVVWGGYLPTTGDGIVRYLAEYADQHAISTLKQRLAALAQWHVTQGFPDPTKTPTVRQLLKGIRVVHPARARQAAPLLLRHLQQAVEWLEHEADAAWQRGDHSTLMRHRRSIALVLIGFWRGFRGDELARLEVGNTEAQAGEGITFYLPYTKGDRQHEGTTFRTPALKALCPVNAYINWITVAGLTQGPVFRRIDRWGNLSDEAINSHSLVPMLRRIFKDAGLPEDLYSSHSMRRGFATWASANGWDIKSLMNYVGWKDIKSALRYVDPTSSFGGLALNATSIAPLQQLALPER, from the coding sequence GTGGAAAAAGCCGATCGCTACCTGTCAGCCGGCACGCGCGCCAACACGCGGCGCAGCTATCGCGCTGCGATTGAGCATTTCGAAGTGGTATGGGGCGGGTACTTGCCCACGACCGGCGACGGCATCGTCCGCTACCTCGCCGAGTACGCAGACCAGCACGCCATCAGCACACTCAAGCAACGCCTGGCCGCGCTCGCCCAGTGGCATGTCACACAGGGCTTCCCCGACCCCACCAAAACGCCGACCGTGCGCCAGCTGCTCAAGGGCATCCGCGTGGTGCACCCTGCCCGTGCCCGGCAGGCCGCGCCGCTGCTGCTGCGCCATTTGCAGCAGGCGGTCGAGTGGCTTGAACATGAAGCGGACGCCGCCTGGCAGCGGGGGGATCACAGCACACTGATGCGCCACCGTCGCTCCATCGCCCTGGTGCTGATTGGATTCTGGCGCGGCTTTCGCGGGGATGAACTGGCAAGGCTTGAGGTGGGCAACACAGAAGCGCAGGCCGGCGAAGGCATCACCTTCTATCTGCCGTACACCAAGGGCGACCGCCAGCACGAAGGCACTACCTTCCGCACCCCGGCCCTTAAAGCACTGTGTCCGGTGAATGCCTATATAAACTGGATCACCGTGGCGGGCCTGACACAGGGCCCGGTGTTCCGTCGCATCGACCGCTGGGGCAATCTGTCGGACGAGGCGATCAACTCACATAGCCTGGTGCCAATGCTGCGACGCATTTTCAAGGATGCCGGCTTGCCCGAGGATCTCTACAGCAGCCACTCAATGCGCAGGGGATTTGCAACTTGGGCATCAGCCAATGGCTGGGATATTAAAAGCCTGATGAATTATGTTGGATGGAAGGACATTAAATCTGCACTGCGGTATGTAGACCCCACGAGTTCTTTTGGCGGGCTGGCGTTGAATGCGACGTCGATAGCACCTCTGCAACAGCTTGCGCTGCCTGAACGCTGA
- a CDS encoding TetR/AcrR family transcriptional regulator: MTDESGNDSPEVALPKRRRAPKGEMRRAALLDAATAIFARDGYSGASMKDVAQLAGITTVGLLHHFPNKEALLNALLERRDERVVSRFSELTMEMTLEGFVRFLRQSMSFSVESAAECQAAMVLNTESLSRLHPAYAWYKERFHITHHHAQGHLQALIQANEIRADIQAKALAQEIFSVMDGLQIQWLRAPEEVDVMAVFDIYLQRLKADIQARP, from the coding sequence ATGACAGACGAATCAGGGAACGACTCGCCCGAGGTGGCTTTGCCCAAGCGCCGCCGCGCGCCGAAGGGCGAAATGCGCCGGGCCGCGTTGCTCGATGCGGCGACCGCGATCTTCGCTCGGGACGGCTATTCGGGTGCATCGATGAAAGACGTCGCCCAGCTTGCCGGCATAACCACCGTGGGCCTGCTGCATCACTTTCCGAACAAGGAAGCGCTGCTCAACGCACTGCTGGAGCGGCGGGATGAGCGCGTAGTGTCGCGGTTCAGTGAGCTGACCATGGAGATGACGCTGGAGGGGTTTGTCCGCTTTTTGCGGCAGAGCATGAGCTTCAGCGTGGAGAGTGCCGCAGAGTGCCAGGCTGCCATGGTGCTGAACACGGAGAGCCTGTCCAGGCTGCACCCGGCGTACGCTTGGTACAAAGAACGCTTCCACATCACCCACCATCACGCGCAGGGACACCTCCAGGCCTTGATCCAGGCGAACGAGATTCGCGCCGACATCCAGGCGAAAGCCCTGGCCCAGGAGATTTTTTCAGTGATGGATGGCTTGCAGATTCAGTGGCTGAGGGCACCCGAAGAGGTGGACGTGATGGCCGTCTTCGATATCTACCTGCAGCGGTTGAAAGCAGACATTCAAGCTCGTCCCTGA
- a CDS encoding EAL domain-containing protein, translating to MSIQPSTHNASTNSPSTVALARGSLFKFVFLLAGVFLLAAYLLVFLANDLDHTEEVESAFYTEKAVRSLEKSLTVTVKDYAFWGDAYRYLHLRVDPDWAFVRQNVGPTLYSDFGFQGLFVVDEAGQTVYAVVEGELEKVSADTWLGQAKAQILAKAREGAETETPVTMFIDLNGTPAVVAAAAITPGTDPTVELDGRAPSVLIFVDVLDDTKLAALGKEYGVDGLHVATPDERPQVSIFPLGEGGHAGALHWTPPKPGERLMAMGLPLIGLAAVLVCLMTWAILRRTTAAARFLDDSYASLQKSESALATSEARFRDVVEASSDWVWEIDSEGRFTYLSDRFESVTGLNRSQWIGALMDDLLQTELGKVSQWLAIPNRRPDITIQCRYLETCGRERVSRLSARAMSAGGFRGTATDVTEEVEARRRIEFLSQHDALTGLPNRVRLQEFLDGKLKALPTLDQPLVMLSLDLDRFKPVNDLLGHAAGDRVLNDVSARLSDCVRHGDLVARVGGDEFVLILSDTRTQDEVESLCRRLIESIERPVLLDDQEIFVSASIGIAMAPTDAREAAELLRYADIALYEAKASGRGTWRFYAGDMNARIIERRRLESDLRYAIKHNELRLHFQPRFRISDGEMVGAEALVRWQHPQRGLIAPDTFIPIAEETGLIIPLSDWVMTQACSEAARWPEHLFISINLSPAEFKRGNLPARIQFALKATGIAPSRVEFEITEGVMIEDAVGALEVMLTLKQLGVRIAMDDFGTGYSSLSYLRTFPFDGLKIDRSFLTRLSENESDRSIVQAIIGLGQALSLTVTAEGIETAEHLQLLKAVECEEGQGYFLSRPLTTTDFHALLATRMTAEVDTNV from the coding sequence ATGTCAATTCAACCCTCCACACACAACGCCTCAACCAACAGCCCATCGACCGTGGCGCTTGCCCGAGGCTCGCTGTTCAAATTCGTTTTTCTGCTGGCGGGGGTCTTTTTGCTGGCGGCTTACTTGTTGGTGTTTCTCGCCAATGATCTGGACCACACAGAAGAGGTCGAAAGCGCGTTCTACACCGAAAAGGCCGTGCGCTCGCTGGAAAAGTCCCTGACTGTCACGGTCAAGGACTACGCATTCTGGGGCGATGCTTACCGCTACCTGCACCTCAGGGTCGATCCGGACTGGGCGTTCGTGCGCCAGAATGTCGGGCCCACGCTGTACAGCGATTTCGGCTTTCAGGGCTTGTTTGTCGTCGATGAGGCCGGGCAGACGGTGTATGCGGTGGTGGAAGGCGAGCTGGAGAAAGTGAGTGCCGACACGTGGCTGGGGCAGGCCAAGGCGCAGATCCTGGCCAAGGCGCGGGAGGGCGCGGAAACCGAAACGCCGGTAACGATGTTCATCGACCTGAACGGGACCCCTGCGGTGGTGGCCGCTGCGGCGATTACCCCCGGCACTGATCCCACCGTGGAGCTCGACGGCCGCGCGCCTTCGGTGCTGATCTTCGTTGACGTGCTGGATGACACCAAGCTGGCGGCGCTGGGCAAGGAATACGGCGTCGATGGCCTGCACGTCGCCACGCCGGATGAACGCCCACAGGTGTCCATTTTCCCGCTGGGCGAGGGCGGCCACGCCGGTGCGCTGCACTGGACGCCGCCCAAGCCGGGTGAGCGCTTGATGGCCATGGGTTTGCCGCTGATTGGCCTGGCTGCCGTTCTGGTGTGCCTGATGACGTGGGCCATTCTGCGTCGCACCACCGCCGCCGCGCGGTTTCTTGATGACAGTTATGCTTCGTTGCAAAAGAGCGAGAGCGCGCTGGCCACCAGCGAAGCGCGTTTTCGCGATGTGGTGGAGGCCAGCTCGGACTGGGTCTGGGAGATCGACAGCGAGGGACGATTCACCTATCTGTCCGACCGCTTTGAAAGCGTGACCGGCCTGAACCGGTCGCAATGGATCGGCGCCTTGATGGATGACCTGTTGCAGACCGAGCTGGGCAAGGTGTCGCAATGGCTGGCGATTCCCAACCGCCGCCCTGACATCACCATCCAGTGCCGCTACCTGGAAACCTGCGGCCGCGAACGGGTCAGTCGTCTCTCCGCGCGCGCTATGAGCGCTGGCGGCTTTCGCGGCACCGCGACGGACGTGACGGAAGAAGTCGAAGCCCGCCGGCGTATCGAATTCCTGTCTCAGCACGACGCCCTGACCGGTTTGCCCAACCGGGTACGGCTGCAGGAGTTTCTGGACGGCAAGCTCAAGGCATTGCCAACCCTCGACCAGCCGCTGGTCATGCTCAGCCTTGACCTGGATCGCTTCAAACCGGTCAATGACCTGCTCGGCCATGCGGCCGGAGATCGCGTGCTCAACGACGTGTCGGCTCGGCTGTCGGACTGCGTGCGCCACGGTGACTTGGTGGCGCGGGTCGGCGGTGACGAATTTGTGCTCATCCTCAGTGACACCCGCACTCAAGATGAAGTCGAGTCGCTGTGCCGGCGCTTGATCGAGTCTATTGAGCGACCCGTACTGCTCGACGATCAGGAAATCTTCGTCAGCGCCAGTATCGGCATCGCCATGGCGCCCACCGATGCCCGCGAAGCCGCCGAGTTGTTGCGCTATGCCGACATCGCACTGTATGAAGCCAAAGCCAGCGGTCGCGGCACTTGGCGGTTTTATGCCGGGGACATGAACGCCAGGATCATCGAACGGCGACGACTGGAAAGCGACCTGCGTTATGCGATCAAACACAACGAGCTGCGCCTGCACTTCCAGCCGCGCTTTCGCATCTCCGACGGCGAGATGGTCGGTGCCGAAGCGCTGGTGCGCTGGCAGCATCCGCAACGCGGCCTGATTGCGCCCGACACGTTTATCCCGATTGCCGAGGAAACCGGCCTGATCATTCCCCTGAGCGACTGGGTCATGACCCAGGCGTGCAGCGAGGCCGCGCGCTGGCCCGAGCACCTTTTCATCTCCATCAACCTCTCGCCTGCCGAGTTCAAGCGCGGCAACCTGCCGGCGCGGATTCAGTTCGCCCTCAAAGCCACTGGCATCGCGCCTTCGCGGGTCGAATTCGAGATCACCGAAGGGGTGATGATCGAAGACGCCGTTGGCGCGCTGGAGGTCATGCTCACCCTCAAGCAACTGGGCGTGCGCATCGCCATGGATGACTTCGGCACCGGGTACTCGTCGTTGAGTTACCTGCGCACGTTCCCGTTCGACGGCTTGAAGATAGACCGCAGCTTCCTGACCCGGCTCAGCGAAAACGAGAGCGACCGCTCAATCGTGCAAGCCATTATCGGGCTCGGTCAGGCGCTCTCGCTGACCGTAACGGCCGAGGGCATCGAGACCGCCGAGCATTTGCAGCTGCTCAAGGCGGTGGAGTGTGAAGAGGGGCAAGGGTATTTCCTGAGTCGTCCGCTGACCACCACTGACTTTCACGCGCTGCTGGCCACGAGAATGACGGCAGAGGTCGATACAAACGTTTAA
- a CDS encoding beta-glucosidase — translation MTTDHHLPARTFPLSAFKHTMALSLLAISIAQASLVQAATPMTGNDVEARVGAVLDNMNISEKINFTRVDDGHMIPRLPKWGMEGTIAYDSSMGVHVNNATFGAQYPAQSALAATWSINRAKEFGLAIGYETRISGGQQMLSPGVNLYRTPFGGRSAEYVSGEDPFLGAVMGPAIANGIQAQGIQAAGKHFLANEQEANRHYVNIKADERTLRELYLPGFESLVKNANVASIMCGYNKINGDYACENHHFLTEVLKGEWGYQGNVMSDFNSVQDAFKGAWAGTDIDMPSGLQFTEAKLLPYLWSGQLTQNVIDDKVKRNLRALVSYGFDKQLNKAQPLEHPEYGQRASLNMARESIVLLRNEKTSAGKPLLPLARDAKIAVIGDLALQPPTSPFGTPNSPPNTYVTELSGLQQLASEGANVEYLREMSLNPKASVWYQPATGQNGISNTGVKAEYFSNTQLSGSPALTRVEPGVNLDWIANSNTTDNGVTAVSGFNTTPGAFSARFTAKIKPTISGEQVFKVRADGAFKVWVNDELVLENDGTQKSFDLINALVTSGKTARLQAGKEYTVKLEYRRLQGNFTPVLGGLAGVQMSWASLRPPKDLSKYDAVVIAAGTNYEYEGESNDHDYALPEYQSDLITYATKANPNTVVVLHSGGALDMQPWANKVGASLHAWFPGQQGGQALAEILYGKVNPSGKLPITIDKKIEDNPSYPSYSDPKQYLGDNALTEMNYSEGIYLGYRGYDKKHAKPLYPFGYGLSYTTFDYSDLKLSTNVMAPGSTVDVKFTVTNTGSQAGFEVAQLYVHPANPAVDRPEKELKGFTKVYLQPGESKTVSIPIDSRSLAYYVEKTDSWDVDAGKFKILVGPDSEDLPLDRTLITLFPEHLTTRDSNPLPSPLRKAVQVSAAQTY, via the coding sequence ATGACGACAGACCATCACCTTCCCGCGAGGACGTTCCCCTTGTCAGCCTTCAAACACACCATGGCGCTGAGCCTGCTGGCGATCAGCATCGCTCAGGCATCGCTCGTTCAAGCGGCAACGCCCATGACCGGCAACGATGTCGAAGCGCGCGTCGGCGCCGTGCTGGACAACATGAACATCTCGGAGAAGATCAACTTCACCCGCGTTGACGACGGCCACATGATCCCTCGCCTGCCGAAATGGGGCATGGAGGGCACGATTGCCTACGACTCATCCATGGGCGTACACGTCAACAACGCAACCTTCGGCGCGCAGTACCCGGCGCAGTCCGCACTTGCCGCGACCTGGAGCATTAATCGCGCCAAGGAGTTCGGCCTGGCCATCGGCTACGAGACGCGCATTTCCGGCGGCCAACAAATGCTCTCGCCTGGCGTCAACCTCTACCGCACCCCGTTTGGCGGGCGTTCGGCCGAGTACGTGAGCGGCGAAGACCCGTTCCTTGGTGCCGTCATGGGCCCGGCTATCGCCAACGGCATTCAGGCGCAGGGCATCCAGGCGGCGGGTAAGCATTTCCTGGCCAACGAGCAGGAAGCCAACCGTCACTACGTGAACATCAAGGCCGATGAGCGCACCTTGCGTGAGCTGTACCTGCCGGGGTTCGAATCGCTGGTGAAGAACGCCAACGTCGCGTCGATCATGTGCGGTTACAACAAGATCAACGGCGACTACGCCTGCGAGAACCATCACTTCCTGACCGAGGTCCTGAAAGGCGAATGGGGCTATCAGGGCAACGTGATGAGTGACTTCAACTCGGTCCAGGATGCGTTCAAAGGCGCGTGGGCCGGGACCGACATCGACATGCCGTCAGGCCTGCAATTCACCGAAGCCAAGCTGCTGCCCTACCTGTGGAGCGGCCAGCTGACCCAGAACGTCATCGACGACAAGGTCAAGCGCAACCTGCGTGCCCTGGTGAGCTACGGCTTCGACAAGCAACTGAACAAGGCTCAGCCCCTTGAGCACCCGGAATATGGTCAGCGCGCGTCGCTGAACATGGCCCGTGAATCGATCGTGCTGCTGCGCAACGAGAAGACCTCGGCCGGCAAGCCGTTGCTGCCGCTGGCCCGCGACGCGAAAATTGCCGTGATCGGCGATCTGGCGCTGCAACCGCCGACCTCGCCGTTCGGCACGCCCAACTCGCCGCCCAATACCTACGTCACCGAACTCAGCGGCTTGCAGCAGTTGGCCTCAGAAGGCGCCAACGTCGAATACCTGCGTGAGATGAGCCTGAACCCCAAGGCTTCGGTCTGGTATCAGCCGGCCACAGGCCAGAACGGGATCAGCAACACCGGTGTGAAGGCCGAGTACTTCTCCAATACCCAGCTGTCGGGTTCTCCGGCGCTGACTCGCGTCGAGCCTGGCGTCAACCTCGACTGGATCGCCAACAGCAACACCACCGACAACGGCGTCACCGCAGTGTCGGGCTTCAACACCACACCGGGCGCGTTTTCCGCACGCTTCACCGCGAAGATCAAGCCGACCATCTCTGGCGAGCAGGTCTTCAAGGTGCGTGCCGACGGCGCGTTCAAAGTGTGGGTCAATGATGAGTTGGTCCTCGAGAACGACGGCACCCAGAAGTCTTTCGACCTGATCAACGCACTGGTCACTTCCGGCAAAACCGCACGGCTGCAAGCGGGCAAGGAATACACCGTCAAGCTCGAGTACCGTCGCCTGCAGGGCAATTTCACGCCGGTACTGGGTGGCCTGGCCGGGGTTCAGATGAGCTGGGCCTCGCTGCGTCCACCGAAGGATCTCTCGAAGTACGACGCCGTGGTCATTGCCGCGGGTACCAACTACGAGTACGAAGGCGAGTCCAATGACCACGACTACGCGCTGCCTGAATATCAGTCTGACCTGATCACCTACGCCACCAAAGCCAACCCCAACACCGTGGTGGTTTTGCACAGTGGCGGCGCGCTGGACATGCAGCCGTGGGCGAACAAAGTGGGCGCCAGCCTGCACGCCTGGTTCCCTGGTCAACAAGGCGGTCAGGCCCTGGCCGAGATCCTCTATGGCAAGGTCAATCCATCGGGCAAATTGCCGATCACCATCGACAAGAAGATCGAAGACAACCCGAGCTACCCGTCGTATTCCGATCCCAAGCAGTACCTGGGTGACAATGCGCTGACCGAAATGAACTACAGCGAAGGCATCTACCTGGGCTATCGCGGTTATGACAAGAAGCACGCCAAGCCGCTGTATCCGTTTGGCTACGGTCTGTCCTACACCACGTTCGATTACAGCGACCTGAAGCTGTCGACCAACGTGATGGCGCCGGGCAGCACGGTTGATGTGAAATTCACCGTGACCAACACCGGCTCCCAGGCAGGTTTTGAAGTTGCGCAGTTGTATGTTCACCCTGCCAACCCGGCAGTCGACCGTCCGGAAAAAGAGCTGAAGGGCTTCACCAAGGTGTATCTGCAGCCGGGCGAGAGCAAGACTGTGAGCATCCCGATCGACTCACGCTCGCTTGCGTACTACGTTGAGAAGACCGACAGCTGGGATGTGGACGCCGGCAAGTTCAAGATCCTCGTAGGCCCGGATTCCGAGGACCTGCCGCTGGATCGCACCTTGATCACCCTGTTCCCGGAACACCTGACCACCCGCGACAGCAATCCGCTGCCGTCACCGCTGCGCAAGGCAGTCCAGGTCAGCGCTGCACAGACCTACTAA
- the gspE gene encoding type II secretion system ATPase GspE translates to MPPSPLDARQLQIPDAEQVCAWLSAHAGLKASDLERARRLMADSEGAGLLTLLTRLGLVSETEMARAWAALLDVPLLALDTAADLIDPLPALTERFLRHFQVVPLAWREDGLHVASANPGDAYAFEAIAYCCQVPVWLSIGTRNDVDALIERYYGQGRSAIGTLIESLDDHNGSPEDIEHLKDLASEAPVIRLVNLILQRAVEQRASDIHIEPFESQLKVRYRIDGVLHEAEAPPSSSSAAVISRLKIMARLDIAERRLPQDGRIMLRIQGKELDLRVSTVPTSFGESVVMRLLDRQTIHFDFPSLGFDGERLDAFLAVLERPHGILLVTGPTGSGKTTTLYTALSRLNTAERKIITVEDPVEYQLEGINQIQVKPAIGLDFAGALRSIVRQDPDVIMIGEMRDLETCRIAIQSSLTGHLVLSTLHTNSAAASITRLLDMGVESYLIASTVNGILAQRLVRRLDPLTREAFEAPQALIDEHELERFTDQRPILLYRPRSDAPGGGYRGRSAITELLVMNEELRSLLMSRADASTLEQAARRAGLRTLHEEGLRQAVAGITSLEEVLRVTRGE, encoded by the coding sequence ATGCCGCCAAGCCCCCTCGATGCCAGACAGCTGCAGATCCCGGATGCCGAACAGGTCTGCGCCTGGCTGTCGGCGCACGCCGGGCTCAAAGCGTCCGATCTGGAGCGGGCACGCCGTTTGATGGCCGATTCCGAGGGCGCCGGGCTGCTGACGTTGCTGACCCGGCTGGGCCTGGTGTCGGAGACGGAAATGGCCCGGGCCTGGGCGGCGCTGCTTGACGTCCCGCTGCTGGCGCTGGACACGGCTGCCGACCTGATTGACCCGTTACCGGCCTTGACCGAGCGCTTCCTGCGGCATTTCCAAGTGGTACCGCTGGCATGGCGTGAAGACGGTCTGCACGTGGCCTCCGCCAACCCGGGCGACGCCTACGCCTTCGAAGCCATCGCTTACTGCTGCCAGGTGCCGGTGTGGTTGTCGATCGGCACGCGCAACGACGTGGATGCCCTCATCGAGCGCTATTACGGGCAGGGCCGCAGCGCCATCGGCACGCTGATCGAGTCGCTGGACGACCACAACGGCTCGCCCGAAGACATTGAACACCTCAAGGACCTGGCCTCCGAAGCTCCGGTCATCCGGCTGGTGAATCTGATCCTGCAACGCGCCGTCGAGCAGCGTGCATCGGACATTCACATCGAGCCATTCGAGAGCCAGCTCAAGGTGCGCTATCGCATCGATGGCGTGTTGCACGAAGCCGAGGCGCCGCCTTCCAGCTCTTCAGCCGCAGTTATTTCCCGGCTCAAAATCATGGCGCGTCTGGACATCGCCGAACGGCGTTTGCCCCAGGACGGCCGCATCATGCTGCGCATTCAGGGCAAGGAGCTCGACCTGCGGGTCAGCACCGTGCCCACCAGCTTCGGTGAATCGGTGGTGATGCGTTTGCTGGACCGACAAACCATCCATTTTGATTTCCCCAGCCTGGGTTTTGACGGCGAGCGCCTTGATGCCTTCCTCGCCGTGCTGGAAAGACCCCACGGCATTCTGCTGGTCACCGGCCCGACAGGCTCGGGCAAAACCACCACCCTGTACACCGCGCTGTCACGCCTCAACACCGCCGAGCGCAAGATCATCACGGTCGAAGATCCCGTGGAGTACCAGCTCGAAGGCATCAACCAGATTCAGGTCAAGCCGGCCATCGGCCTCGATTTCGCGGGTGCGCTGCGCTCCATCGTGCGTCAGGACCCGGACGTGATCATGATCGGCGAAATGCGCGACCTGGAAACCTGCCGCATCGCCATTCAATCCTCGCTGACCGGACACCTGGTGCTCTCGACCCTGCACACCAACAGCGCAGCCGCCAGCATCACGCGGCTGCTGGACATGGGCGTCGAAAGCTACCTGATTGCTTCCACCGTCAACGGTATCCTCGCCCAGCGCCTGGTGCGCCGGCTTGACCCGCTCACCCGCGAAGCCTTCGAAGCCCCACAGGCGCTGATCGACGAACACGAACTGGAGCGCTTCACCGATCAACGCCCGATCCTGTTGTATCGCCCGCGCAGCGACGCCCCCGGCGGCGGGTATCGAGGCCGCAGCGCCATCACCGAACTGCTGGTGATGAACGAAGAGCTGCGCAGCTTGCTGATGAGCCGCGCCGACGCCTCGACGCTCGAACAAGCGGCCCGCCGCGCCGGGTTGCGCACGCTGCACGAAGAGGGGCTGCGTCAGGCCGTGGCCGGGATCACCTCCCTGGAAGAAGTGCTGCGCGTGACCCGAGGCGAATGA
- a CDS encoding DNA-binding protein — translation MARGGINKAVVEQARQALLGRGVYPSIDAVRVELGNTGSKTTIARCLKELDTQTPREATSRERMSGELKALVEGLLDRLAEESAEVVAQAQTEFDRQRAEWEARLEGAEADLKSARLQCDSQQAALAEQSGVLQTTHSSWQTELTRNAKLSQQCQDLERRVEDKERQIQSLEEKHVHARAALEHYREAMKTQREQDQRRHEAQLQQIQLEQRKLQETLVIKQDESTRLNRDNERLLGELRQQARALTDQQEQAQRLATELRAAQMSSAKADGVREQLLEQVTAAKADNLSLQQAVSAAREQLSQAHQHAAALSDELKALRDETLRAKSQATQEATAAAPPDSA, via the coding sequence ATGGCGCGCGGTGGAATCAACAAGGCAGTTGTCGAGCAAGCTCGGCAGGCGTTGCTCGGTAGAGGCGTGTACCCCAGCATCGACGCCGTGCGCGTCGAGCTCGGTAACACCGGCTCTAAAACCACCATTGCTCGCTGTCTCAAGGAGCTGGATACGCAAACACCGAGGGAGGCGACGTCCCGGGAGCGCATGAGTGGAGAGCTCAAAGCCTTGGTCGAGGGCCTGCTGGATCGGCTCGCGGAGGAGAGTGCCGAAGTGGTTGCTCAGGCACAGACAGAATTCGATCGTCAGCGGGCCGAGTGGGAGGCGCGACTGGAAGGCGCAGAGGCAGACCTCAAGTCGGCTCGTCTCCAGTGCGACTCACAACAGGCGGCGCTTGCCGAGCAAAGCGGTGTGTTGCAAACGACGCACTCGTCCTGGCAGACGGAGCTGACCCGTAACGCCAAGCTGAGCCAGCAATGTCAGGACCTCGAGAGGCGGGTTGAGGACAAGGAGCGGCAGATCCAGTCACTGGAGGAGAAGCATGTCCACGCCCGCGCAGCGCTGGAGCACTACCGCGAGGCAATGAAAACCCAGCGCGAACAGGATCAGCGCCGGCATGAGGCTCAGCTTCAGCAGATTCAGCTCGAGCAACGCAAACTGCAGGAGACGCTGGTTATCAAACAGGATGAATCCACGCGCCTGAACCGCGACAACGAGCGCTTGCTGGGCGAGTTGCGCCAGCAGGCGCGCGCGCTGACCGATCAACAAGAGCAGGCGCAACGGCTCGCCACCGAGCTTCGCGCTGCGCAGATGTCCAGCGCGAAGGCGGATGGCGTTCGCGAACAGCTGCTTGAGCAAGTCACTGCCGCAAAAGCCGACAACCTGTCTCTGCAGCAAGCCGTATCCGCGGCACGGGAGCAACTTTCGCAGGCCCATCAGCACGCTGCTGCGCTGAGCGACGAGCTAAAAGCACTTCGCGACGAGACCCTTCGCGCCAAGTCGCAAGCCACTCAAGAAGCCACTGCAGCAGCGCCGCCGGACAGCGCGTAA
- a CDS encoding MATE family efflux transporter: protein MTHPRAVFTEGSVARHVMVMSSTSALSLLAVFLVDIFTLLYVSMLHDPLLLAATGVAKVLIFLNSAVSSGLIIAAATVLSERIGHRASKASSRLVTHLMLMVVIASGATAALQLALLEPLTHWMGADGNTYEAARVFIWLTLPFSVLQSAMQMAAQILRTAGDSRRALCVVLSGAAVLAVADPLFIFGLGLGLEGAGISYALSALVSLGLGLYWLRARLAMPFTLRARLLRLHTGKVMQVGLPAMVANLATPVGLTYLVSSIGAYGTSALAAMSVMDRIMQFAYCVFFSLPAALAPVLGQNIGAHRQQRVASAIGFSRKLVIVYGLMVWGVLLLVANPLADAYELEGAGRAIFLAFCHVGGGLWAVMGLDFVAIAMFVTMGRPWLVAMFAWLRASLGTVPFIIGGIHLFGAAGAFPAMLTGNALIALTSITIASVTARRFLRRRVEAQAQV from the coding sequence ATGACCCACCCGCGCGCTGTTTTCACCGAAGGCTCGGTGGCCCGGCACGTGATGGTGATGTCGAGCACCAGCGCCTTGAGCCTGCTGGCGGTGTTTCTGGTGGACATCTTCACGCTGCTTTACGTCTCAATGCTGCACGACCCGCTGCTGCTGGCCGCGACCGGTGTGGCCAAGGTGCTGATCTTCCTCAACAGCGCGGTGTCCAGCGGTCTGATCATCGCTGCGGCGACGGTGCTCTCCGAGCGCATTGGCCATCGTGCGTCCAAGGCGTCATCGCGACTGGTCACGCACTTGATGCTAATGGTGGTCATCGCGTCGGGGGCGACGGCCGCGTTGCAACTGGCCTTGCTGGAACCGCTGACCCATTGGATGGGCGCGGATGGCAACACCTACGAAGCCGCGCGCGTGTTCATCTGGCTGACCCTGCCGTTCAGCGTGTTGCAATCGGCCATGCAAATGGCTGCGCAAATCCTGCGAACCGCGGGCGACAGTCGCCGCGCATTGTGCGTCGTGTTGTCCGGCGCCGCCGTGCTGGCGGTGGCCGACCCGCTGTTCATTTTCGGTTTGGGCCTGGGCCTTGAAGGCGCGGGGATCTCCTATGCATTGTCCGCGCTGGTTTCCCTCGGCCTGGGCCTTTACTGGCTGCGGGCCCGCCTGGCAATGCCGTTTACCCTGCGCGCGAGGCTGTTGCGCCTGCACACCGGCAAGGTCATGCAGGTCGGCCTGCCGGCGATGGTCGCCAATCTGGCGACGCCTGTTGGCCTGACCTATCTGGTGTCTTCGATTGGCGCCTACGGCACCTCGGCCCTGGCGGCGATGTCGGTGATGGACCGCATCATGCAGTTTGCCTACTGCGTTTTTTTCTCGTTGCCCGCCGCACTCGCGCCTGTGCTCGGGCAGAACATCGGTGCCCATCGACAACAGCGGGTCGCCTCGGCCATTGGTTTCAGCCGCAAGCTGGTCATTGTGTACGGGCTGATGGTCTGGGGCGTGTTGCTGCTGGTAGCTAATCCGCTGGCCGATGCCTATGAACTGGAGGGCGCGGGGCGAGCAATCTTTCTAGCCTTCTGCCACGTCGGCGGCGGCCTTTGGGCCGTCATGGGGCTGGATTTCGTCGCCATCGCCATGTTCGTCACCATGGGACGGCCGTGGCTGGTGGCGATGTTCGCCTGGCTGCGTGCCAGCCTGGGCACGGTGCCGTTCATCATTGGCGGAATTCACCTGTTCGGCGCAGCCGGCGCCTTTCCGGCCATGCTCACCGGCAACGCGTTGATTGCCCTGACTTCGATTACAATCGCGTCCGTCACGGCCAGGCGGTTTCTGCGCCGGCGTGTCGAAGCGCAGGCGCAGGTTTAA